In a single window of the Streptomyces sp. CGMCC 4.7035 genome:
- a CDS encoding NUDIX hydrolase, with product MTIKDTREEWEVRASETPFVGNKTSVRTDDVVMPDGSVVRRDYQVHPGSVAVLALDDEDRVLVIRQYRHPVRHKLWEIPAGLLDVPGENPLHAAQRELYEEAHVKAEDWRVLTDVYTTPGGCDEAVRIFLARDLSEADGERFEVEAEEADMELARVPVEDLVRGVLAGDLHNNCLAVGVLSLVAARGGDGLDALRPAEAPWPARPFEA from the coding sequence ATGACGATCAAGGACACCCGCGAGGAGTGGGAGGTCAGGGCCAGTGAGACCCCGTTCGTCGGCAACAAGACCTCGGTCCGCACCGACGACGTGGTCATGCCGGACGGCTCGGTCGTCCGCCGCGACTACCAGGTCCACCCCGGCTCGGTGGCCGTCCTCGCCCTCGACGACGAGGACCGTGTGCTGGTCATCCGGCAGTACCGCCACCCCGTGCGCCACAAGCTCTGGGAGATCCCGGCCGGTCTGCTCGACGTCCCCGGCGAGAACCCGCTGCACGCCGCCCAGCGCGAGCTGTACGAGGAGGCGCATGTCAAGGCCGAGGACTGGCGCGTGCTGACCGACGTCTACACCACGCCCGGCGGCTGCGACGAGGCTGTGCGCATCTTCCTCGCCCGCGATCTGTCCGAGGCGGACGGGGAGCGCTTCGAGGTCGAGGCCGAGGAGGCCGACATGGAGCTGGCCCGGGTGCCGGTCGAGGACCTCGTGCGGGGAGTGCTGGCCGGGGACCTGCACAACAACTGCCTCGCTGTCGGTGTCCTCTCGCTGGTCGCCGCACGCGGCGGCGACGGTCTGGACGCCCTGCGTCCGGCCGAGGCGCCGTGGCCGGCGCGGCCGTTCGAGGCGTAG
- a CDS encoding CTP synthase translates to MPPTVFRNSTATTTKHIFVTGGVASSLGKGLTASSLGMLLKARGLRVVMQKLDPYLNVDPGTMNPFQHGEVFVTNDGAETDLDIGHYERFLDRDLDGSANVTTGQVYSTVIAKERRGEYLGDTVQVIPHITNEIKHRIRRMATNEVDVVITEVGGTVGDIESLPFLETVRQVRHEVGRDNVFVVHISLLPYIGPSGELKTKPTQHSVAALRNIGIQPDAIVLRCDREVPTAIKRKISLMCDVDEAAVVACPDARSIYDIPKVVHSEGLDAYVVRKLDLPFRDVDWTTWDDLLDRVHNPEHEVTIALVGKYIDLPDAYLSVTEALRAGGFANKARVKIKWVTSDDCKTPVGAKKQLSDVDAICIPGGFGDRGVSGKVGAIQYGRENKIPLLGLCLGLQCIVIEAARNLADIPDANSTEFDAATSHPVISTMAEQLDIVAGEGDMGGTMRLGLYPAKLAEGSIVREVYDGKEYVEERHRHRYEVNNAYRAELEKKAGILFSGTSPDGKLVEYVEYPRDVHPYLVATQAHPELCSRPTRPHPLFAGLVRAAVKRKNDQ, encoded by the coding sequence ATGCCGCCCACTGTTTTTCGGAACAGCACAGCCACGACGACCAAGCACATCTTCGTCACCGGGGGTGTCGCCTCCTCGCTCGGCAAGGGCCTGACGGCCTCCAGCCTCGGCATGCTGCTCAAGGCTCGCGGCCTGCGCGTCGTGATGCAGAAGCTCGACCCGTACCTGAACGTCGACCCGGGCACGATGAACCCCTTCCAGCACGGTGAGGTGTTCGTCACCAACGACGGCGCCGAGACCGACCTGGACATCGGTCACTACGAGCGCTTCCTCGACCGCGACCTGGACGGCTCCGCCAACGTCACGACCGGCCAGGTCTACTCGACGGTGATCGCCAAGGAGCGGCGCGGCGAGTACCTGGGCGACACGGTGCAGGTCATCCCGCACATCACCAATGAGATCAAGCACCGCATCCGGCGCATGGCCACCAACGAGGTGGACGTCGTGATCACGGAGGTCGGCGGCACGGTCGGCGACATCGAGTCGCTGCCGTTCCTGGAGACCGTGCGCCAGGTCCGGCACGAGGTCGGCCGCGACAACGTCTTCGTGGTGCACATCTCACTGCTGCCCTACATCGGTCCCTCCGGTGAGCTGAAGACCAAGCCGACCCAGCACTCGGTCGCCGCGCTGCGCAACATCGGTATCCAGCCGGACGCGATCGTGCTGCGCTGCGACCGTGAGGTCCCGACCGCGATCAAGCGCAAGATCTCGCTGATGTGCGACGTCGACGAGGCCGCGGTCGTGGCCTGCCCCGACGCCCGCTCGATCTACGACATCCCCAAGGTCGTGCACTCCGAGGGCCTGGACGCCTACGTCGTCCGCAAGCTGGACCTCCCCTTCCGCGACGTGGACTGGACGACCTGGGACGACCTGCTCGACCGCGTCCACAACCCCGAGCACGAGGTCACCATCGCGCTGGTCGGCAAGTACATCGACCTGCCCGACGCGTACCTCTCGGTGACCGAGGCGCTGCGCGCGGGCGGCTTCGCCAACAAGGCCCGTGTCAAGATCAAGTGGGTCACGTCCGACGACTGCAAGACGCCTGTGGGTGCCAAGAAGCAGCTGTCCGACGTGGACGCGATCTGCATCCCCGGCGGCTTCGGCGACCGCGGCGTCTCCGGCAAGGTCGGCGCCATCCAGTACGGCCGCGAGAACAAGATCCCGCTGCTGGGCCTCTGCCTCGGCCTCCAGTGCATCGTGATCGAGGCCGCGCGCAACCTCGCCGACATCCCCGACGCGAACTCCACCGAGTTCGACGCGGCCACCTCCCACCCCGTCATCTCGACCATGGCCGAGCAGCTCGACATCGTGGCGGGCGAGGGCGACATGGGCGGGACGATGCGCCTGGGCCTGTACCCGGCCAAGCTGGCCGAGGGCTCGATCGTGCGTGAGGTGTACGACGGCAAGGAGTACGTGGAGGAGCGCCACCGGCACCGCTACGAGGTGAACAACGCCTACCGTGCCGAGCTGGAGAAGAAGGCGGGCATCCTGTTCTCCGGCACGTCGCCCGACGGCAAGCTCGTGGAGTACGTGGAGTACCCGCGCGACGTCCACCCTTACCTGGTGGCGACGCAGGCGCACCCCGAGCTGTGCTCCCGCCCGACCCGCCCGCACCCGCTGTTCGCGGGCCTGGTGAGGGCGGCTGTGAAGCGGAAGAACGACCAGTAG
- a CDS encoding glycoside hydrolase family 15 protein, giving the protein MAGRIEDYALIGDMQTATLVCRDGTVDWLCLPRFDSHAVFAGLLGTEEHGFWRLGPAYAADTEPPTATRRSYRGESLILESEWDTPRGTVRVTDFMPPRDGAPQLIRIVEGVTGRVPMRSALRMRFSYGRIVPWVHKHEGRTVAVAGPDSVWFDTQAETYGKGLTTYADFTVAPGDRIAFTISWQPSHKEPPSMPEPEQSLEATEEFWREWVEHCTYHGPYREAVVRSLITLKALTYAPTGGIVAAPTTSLPEEIGGVRNWDYRYTWLRDAAITLSSLLRTGYRDEARAWREWLLRAVAGDPENLQIMYGIAGERELGEAELDWLPGYENSAPVRVGNGAAHQLQLDVYGEVTEALHLAHMTGLARSDYASLLQLKLIRYLERHWDEPDEGIWEVRGPRRHFVHSKVMAWVAVDRTIKLIESGDVDGPLERWRELRDDIHRDVCEKGYDKDRNTFTQSYGSKELDASLLLIPQMGFLPPDDKRVIGTIEAIQRELSTPDGFILRYPTQGEEEGVDGLPGDEGAFLACSFWMADDLAMIGRVDEARKLFEKLLALRNDLGLLAEEWDPRLQRQVGNFPQAFSHVPLIDTALRLTASGAYGG; this is encoded by the coding sequence TTGGCCGGGCGCATCGAAGACTACGCACTCATCGGAGACATGCAGACCGCGACGCTGGTCTGCCGGGACGGCACCGTGGACTGGCTGTGCCTGCCCCGTTTCGACTCCCATGCCGTCTTCGCGGGGCTGCTCGGCACGGAGGAACACGGGTTCTGGCGCCTGGGTCCGGCCTACGCGGCCGACACCGAGCCGCCGACGGCGACCCGGCGGTCCTACCGCGGCGAGTCCCTGATCCTCGAATCGGAGTGGGACACCCCGCGCGGCACGGTCCGGGTCACCGACTTCATGCCGCCCCGTGACGGCGCACCGCAGCTGATCCGGATCGTGGAGGGCGTCACGGGCCGGGTGCCCATGCGGTCGGCGCTGCGGATGCGGTTCTCGTACGGGCGCATCGTGCCGTGGGTGCACAAGCACGAGGGGCGTACGGTGGCCGTCGCCGGACCCGACTCGGTGTGGTTCGACACCCAGGCCGAGACCTACGGCAAGGGCCTGACCACGTACGCGGACTTCACGGTCGCCCCGGGTGACCGGATCGCGTTCACGATCTCGTGGCAGCCCTCGCACAAGGAGCCGCCGTCGATGCCGGAGCCCGAGCAGTCGCTGGAGGCGACCGAGGAGTTCTGGCGCGAATGGGTGGAGCACTGTACGTACCACGGTCCCTACCGGGAGGCCGTGGTCCGCTCCCTGATCACGCTCAAGGCCCTGACCTACGCGCCGACGGGCGGCATCGTGGCCGCGCCCACGACCTCGCTGCCGGAGGAGATCGGCGGCGTGCGCAACTGGGACTACCGCTACACATGGCTGCGCGACGCGGCGATCACCCTGTCCTCGCTGCTGCGCACCGGCTACCGCGACGAAGCGCGCGCCTGGCGCGAGTGGCTGCTGCGGGCGGTGGCCGGCGATCCCGAGAACCTGCAGATCATGTACGGCATCGCCGGCGAACGTGAGCTGGGCGAGGCCGAGCTGGACTGGCTGCCCGGGTACGAGAACTCGGCGCCGGTGCGCGTCGGCAACGGCGCCGCGCACCAGCTGCAGCTGGACGTCTACGGAGAGGTCACCGAGGCACTCCATCTGGCCCATATGACGGGCCTGGCCCGCAGCGACTACGCGTCCCTGCTCCAGCTCAAGCTCATCCGCTACCTGGAGCGGCACTGGGACGAGCCGGACGAGGGCATCTGGGAGGTGCGCGGTCCCCGCCGCCACTTCGTGCACTCCAAGGTCATGGCCTGGGTCGCGGTCGACCGCACGATCAAACTGATCGAGTCCGGGGACGTGGACGGCCCGCTGGAGAGGTGGCGCGAGCTGCGCGACGACATCCACCGGGACGTGTGCGAGAAGGGCTACGACAAGGACCGCAACACCTTCACGCAGTCGTACGGCTCCAAGGAGCTGGACGCCTCGCTGCTGCTGATTCCGCAGATGGGCTTCCTGCCGCCGGACGACAAGCGCGTGATCGGCACGATCGAGGCGATCCAGCGCGAGCTGTCCACGCCGGACGGCTTCATCCTGCGCTACCCGACGCAGGGCGAGGAGGAGGGCGTCGACGGTCTGCCGGGCGACGAGGGCGCGTTCCTCGCCTGCTCCTTCTGGATGGCGGACGACCTGGCGATGATCGGCCGGGTGGACGAGGCCCGCAAGCTCTTCGAGAAGCTGCTGGCCCTGCGCAACGACCTGGGCCTGCTCGCCGAGGAATGGGACCCGCGCCTGCAGCGCCAGGTCGGCAACTTCCCGCAAGCGTTCAGCCACGTGCCACTGATCGACACGGCGCTGCGGCTCACGGCTTCCGGGGCGTACGGGGGCTGA
- a CDS encoding FAD-binding oxidoreductase: protein MAPLSKAHQALAALREDLAGAVFAPGDPGYDDARTVFNAMIDRRPAVIAQCAGEADVVRSVRFARELDLKIAVHGGGHSVAGMALNDNGVVVDLRRMHEVTVHPGSASVRVGGGAVMSDLDRATQPHALATTGGRVSTTGVGGFVLGGGSGWLDRAFGLAVDNLLGVELVTADGTPVLATAEENPELFWALHGGGGNFGVATALTLKLHELPEFSIALVMYLTETGPEAVRTYRDIIATGPSEAGGAVLYITAPPEPFVPEHLAGTLVCAVLITYAGGEDDLRKLAQPLLALPHEAEVLSAMPYADVQCMLDDPPGLRNYWSAEYLTDLPDELVDIFCARAPSMPVPTNCQHVLFPQGGAIATGPAEYPIPYRDAPWVVHPFGVWEDPADDEQALKWVRDVRADVRPWRTGAIYLNFIGDEGRDRVVAGLGTENINRLARVKRQYDPDNVFRYNHNIAPA from the coding sequence ATGGCTCCCCTCTCGAAGGCCCACCAGGCGCTTGCCGCTCTCCGCGAGGATCTGGCCGGTGCAGTCTTCGCTCCCGGCGACCCGGGCTACGACGACGCCCGGACCGTCTTCAACGCGATGATCGACCGTCGTCCGGCCGTGATCGCACAGTGCGCGGGGGAGGCGGACGTCGTCCGGTCGGTGCGCTTCGCACGGGAGCTGGATCTGAAGATCGCCGTACACGGCGGCGGCCACAGCGTCGCGGGCATGGCCCTGAACGACAACGGTGTGGTCGTGGACCTGCGCCGGATGCACGAGGTCACGGTCCATCCCGGGTCCGCGTCGGTACGGGTCGGGGGCGGAGCCGTGATGAGCGATCTGGACCGCGCCACCCAGCCCCACGCTCTCGCCACCACCGGCGGCCGGGTCTCCACGACCGGCGTCGGCGGCTTCGTGCTCGGCGGCGGCAGCGGCTGGCTGGACCGGGCCTTCGGTCTCGCCGTCGACAACCTGCTCGGTGTCGAACTGGTGACCGCGGACGGCACCCCGGTCCTCGCGACCGCCGAGGAGAACCCCGAGCTGTTCTGGGCCCTGCACGGCGGCGGCGGGAACTTCGGCGTCGCCACCGCGCTCACGCTGAAGCTGCACGAGCTGCCCGAGTTCTCGATCGCCCTGGTCATGTACCTGACCGAAACGGGCCCGGAGGCGGTCCGGACCTACCGCGACATCATCGCCACCGGCCCGTCGGAGGCAGGCGGCGCCGTGCTGTACATCACCGCTCCGCCCGAACCCTTTGTCCCCGAACACCTGGCCGGCACGCTGGTGTGCGCCGTGCTGATCACGTACGCCGGCGGCGAGGACGACCTGCGCAAGCTCGCCCAGCCGCTGCTGGCGCTGCCGCACGAGGCCGAGGTCCTCTCCGCGATGCCGTACGCCGACGTCCAGTGCATGCTCGACGACCCGCCCGGGCTGCGGAACTACTGGTCGGCCGAGTATCTGACCGACCTGCCCGACGAACTGGTCGACATCTTCTGTGCCCGCGCCCCCTCGATGCCCGTCCCCACGAACTGTCAGCACGTGCTGTTCCCACAGGGCGGCGCCATCGCCACCGGGCCCGCCGAGTACCCCATCCCCTACCGCGACGCGCCCTGGGTCGTGCACCCCTTCGGCGTCTGGGAGGACCCGGCGGACGACGAGCAGGCACTGAAGTGGGTGCGGGACGTGCGCGCCGACGTCCGGCCCTGGCGCACCGGGGCGATCTACCTCAACTTCATCGGGGACGAGGGCAGGGACCGGGTGGTGGCCGGCCTCGGCACCGAGAACATCAACCGGCTGGCGCGGGTGAAGCGGCAGTACGACCCGGACAACGTGTTCCGGTACAACCACAACATCGCCCCCGCCTGA
- a CDS encoding PucR family transcriptional regulator, with protein MDSRFDPHSPQGAGITVQRALELPGLRGGLPEVLAGADRLHRTVRWVHAGEVPNIASLLKGGELLLTTGYGLGTRPADQRAFVRTLAERGIAALVVELGPRFTRLPAALVETARTAGLPLVQLHREVPFVAVTEEIHTEIVNGHYALLQRAEEVHRRCTEALLGGGGVPQVLGILADFSGNPVFLETADGQLLYAAGTVPAGTDPLQVWEGLRGQHRDEPPAGTTLVDVPGGGPGTGSVRARLVLLPVSAPVAPVHRIAAERAAGILAVVLMQARQEEELAARGRGDFLTDLAEGRIAAEDAPAQARVLGFKPGAGPLLPVVMRLADGLTPGGGGWAVLARAVAEELASVGVPVLVGVRPVEGRVPLLLGLRSESERSAVADRVAAALRAGVERAGMQRPAAPPPVVVVGVAGGWAAASAGLRHAAETATAAQGLPERPWYDARRLDIDLLLWRLRDHPDLAAFVDRAIGPLRDHDHRSKPPLLPTLETYLAHAGRKAETARELHLNRQTLYNRLARIGELLGTDLDDPQTVLALSLALRARRHVPWTKGQMNGVSWVNSS; from the coding sequence ATGGACAGCCGTTTCGACCCCCACAGTCCCCAGGGCGCAGGAATCACCGTGCAGCGGGCGCTGGAGCTGCCCGGGCTGCGCGGCGGGCTGCCCGAGGTGCTGGCCGGCGCGGACCGGCTGCACCGCACCGTGCGCTGGGTGCACGCGGGCGAGGTCCCGAACATCGCCTCGCTGCTCAAGGGCGGCGAGCTGCTCCTGACCACCGGGTACGGCCTCGGCACCCGCCCTGCCGACCAGCGCGCGTTCGTCCGCACGCTGGCCGAGCGCGGCATCGCTGCCCTGGTCGTGGAGCTGGGTCCGCGCTTCACCCGGCTGCCCGCCGCTCTGGTCGAGACGGCCCGCACGGCCGGGCTGCCGCTCGTCCAGCTGCACCGCGAGGTGCCGTTCGTGGCGGTCACCGAGGAGATCCACACCGAGATCGTCAACGGTCACTACGCGCTGCTCCAGCGGGCCGAGGAGGTGCACCGCCGCTGTACGGAGGCACTGCTCGGCGGGGGCGGGGTACCCCAGGTCCTCGGCATCCTGGCCGACTTCAGCGGCAACCCGGTGTTCCTGGAGACCGCCGACGGACAGCTGCTGTACGCCGCCGGGACGGTGCCCGCGGGCACCGACCCGCTCCAGGTGTGGGAGGGCCTGCGCGGCCAGCACAGGGACGAGCCGCCCGCCGGGACGACCCTCGTGGACGTGCCGGGCGGCGGACCCGGCACCGGTTCCGTGCGGGCCCGGCTGGTGCTGCTGCCGGTGAGCGCCCCGGTGGCACCGGTGCACCGGATCGCCGCCGAGCGGGCCGCAGGCATCCTCGCCGTGGTGCTGATGCAGGCGCGGCAGGAGGAGGAGCTGGCGGCACGCGGGCGCGGCGACTTCCTCACCGACCTCGCCGAGGGCCGCATCGCCGCCGAGGACGCGCCCGCGCAGGCCCGGGTGCTGGGGTTCAAGCCGGGCGCCGGCCCGCTGCTGCCGGTGGTGATGCGGCTGGCGGACGGCCTCACGCCGGGCGGCGGGGGCTGGGCGGTGCTGGCGCGGGCGGTGGCCGAGGAGCTGGCCTCGGTGGGCGTACCGGTCCTGGTGGGCGTGCGGCCGGTGGAGGGCCGGGTGCCGCTGCTGCTGGGTCTGCGCTCGGAGTCGGAGCGCTCGGCGGTCGCCGACCGGGTGGCCGCGGCGCTGCGGGCGGGCGTGGAGCGGGCGGGCATGCAGCGGCCGGCCGCGCCGCCGCCGGTCGTGGTGGTCGGGGTCGCGGGCGGCTGGGCTGCGGCCTCGGCGGGGCTGCGGCACGCGGCGGAGACGGCGACGGCGGCGCAGGGGCTGCCGGAGCGCCCCTGGTACGACGCCCGGCGCCTCGACATCGACCTGTTGCTGTGGCGGCTGCGCGACCACCCGGACCTGGCGGCCTTCGTGGACCGCGCGATCGGCCCGCTGCGCGACCACGACCACCGCTCCAAGCCACCGCTGCTGCCCACACTGGAGACGTATCTGGCGCATGCGGGCCGCAAGGCGGAGACGGCCCGCGAGCTGCATCTGAACCGGCAGACGCTCTACAACCGGCTGGCCCGGATCGGGGAGTTGCTGGGCACGGACCTCGACGACCCGCAAACGGTCCTGGCCCTGAGCCTGGCGCTGCGGGCGCGTCGGCACGTGCCCTGGACGAAGGGTCAGATGAATGGCGTGAGCTGGGTCAACTCGTCGTAG
- a CDS encoding glycosyltransferase family 4 protein: MSLASSLSPHGRSPLRTVQVLGGGSAGSSAHVRSLTSGLVARGVRVTVCAPVEAERTYDFTGVGAQHVPVPRSTDPTSLAALRIACADADLVHAHGLHAGLRAALALSGRRVPFVVTWHTRAHAEGARAHVLRLLERRVVRAASVVLGTSSDLVDRARRRGARDARLAAVALPAPRTPVEHDDPDRLRPKARAELGATDRPLLMAVGALDRHRGYDVLLDACRAWRRLDPVPLVVIAGEGALRTVLQRRIEDEGLPVRLAGRREDVGELLAAADIALLPSSWESRSVLAQEALYARVPLVATDVGGIRELVGDAAELVPYGDAEALAAAVVRLLDDPARRDLLKDKGTRQAATWPTEDETVAQVLSVYDELTQLTPFI; the protein is encoded by the coding sequence GTGAGCCTTGCGAGCAGCCTCTCACCGCACGGCCGGTCGCCGCTGCGCACCGTGCAGGTGCTCGGCGGAGGCAGCGCGGGCAGCAGCGCGCATGTGCGGTCGCTGACCTCGGGCCTGGTCGCCCGGGGCGTGCGCGTGACCGTGTGCGCTCCCGTCGAGGCCGAGCGCACCTACGATTTCACCGGCGTCGGCGCGCAGCACGTCCCCGTGCCCCGCAGCACCGATCCCACCTCCCTGGCCGCGCTCCGCATCGCCTGCGCCGACGCGGACCTGGTGCACGCGCACGGGCTGCACGCCGGCCTGCGCGCCGCGCTCGCGCTCAGCGGACGCCGTGTCCCGTTCGTCGTCACCTGGCACACGCGGGCGCACGCCGAGGGCGCCCGCGCCCACGTTCTGCGCCTTCTCGAACGGCGCGTGGTCAGGGCCGCGTCCGTCGTCCTCGGCACATCGTCCGACCTCGTCGACCGGGCCCGCCGCCGCGGCGCCCGCGACGCCCGGCTCGCCGCCGTCGCCCTGCCGGCGCCCCGCACACCGGTCGAGCACGACGACCCCGACCGGCTGCGCCCCAAGGCCCGCGCCGAACTCGGCGCCACCGACCGGCCGTTGCTCATGGCCGTCGGCGCCCTGGACCGGCACCGCGGGTACGACGTGCTGCTCGACGCCTGCCGCGCCTGGCGTCGCCTCGACCCGGTGCCCCTGGTCGTGATCGCGGGGGAGGGGGCGCTGCGGACGGTGCTCCAGCGGCGCATCGAGGACGAGGGGCTGCCCGTGCGGCTGGCCGGACGGCGCGAGGACGTCGGTGAACTGCTCGCCGCCGCGGATATCGCGCTGCTGCCCAGCAGTTGGGAGTCCCGTTCCGTTCTCGCCCAGGAGGCCCTGTACGCGCGCGTGCCGCTCGTCGCCACCGACGTCGGCGGTATCCGCGAACTCGTCGGCGACGCGGCCGAGCTGGTTCCGTACGGGGACGCGGAGGCGCTCGCCGCCGCCGTCGTACGGCTCCTCGACGACCCGGCGCGCCGCGACCTGCTGAAGGACAAGGGCACTCGACAGGCCGCGACCTGGCCCACCGAGGACGAGACGGTGGCCCAGGTGCTGAGCGTCTACGACGAGTTGACCCAGCTCACGCCATTCATCTGA
- the recN gene encoding DNA repair protein RecN gives MRIRSLGVIDDAVVELSPGFTAVTGETGAGKTMVVTSLGLLLGGRADPALVRIGAKNAVVEGRIAMPEGASAAVRAEEAGAELDDGALLISRTVSAEGRSRAHLGGRSVPVGVLAELADELVAVHGQTDQQGLLKLSRQRQALDRYAGDAVAVPLAKYGEAYRRLRAVSTELEEITTRARERAQEADMLRFGLDEIAAVEPRAGEDVELAEEAERLGHAEALASAATAAHAALAGNPEDPEGVDAATLVAGAHRALEAVRSHDPALAGLADRIGEVGILLGDVAGELAGYADDLDADPLRLAAVEERRAALNALTRKYGQDIDGVLAWAEQSAARLTELDGDDERIDELTAERDALRTELGGLAQALTDARTEAAERFAAAVTAELASLAMPHARVSFEIRQTDDPEGVEVGGRAVAYGPSGVDEVELLLAPHPGAPPRPIAKGASGGELSRVMLAVEVVFAGTDPVPTYLFDEVDAGVGGKAAVEIGRRLARLARTAQVVVVTHLPQVAAFADRQLLVEKTNDGSVTRSGVKVLEGEDRVRELSRMLAGQEDSQTARAHAEELLAAARADG, from the coding sequence ATGCGGATACGGTCGCTCGGAGTCATCGACGACGCGGTCGTCGAGCTGTCGCCCGGCTTCACCGCCGTCACCGGTGAGACGGGTGCGGGCAAGACCATGGTCGTCACCAGTCTCGGCCTGCTGCTCGGTGGACGCGCCGACCCGGCGCTCGTACGGATCGGTGCGAAGAACGCGGTCGTGGAGGGGCGGATCGCCATGCCCGAGGGCGCCTCCGCCGCCGTACGCGCCGAAGAGGCCGGGGCCGAGCTCGACGACGGCGCGCTGCTCATCAGCCGTACCGTTTCCGCCGAGGGGCGCTCGCGGGCGCACCTGGGCGGGCGTTCCGTGCCCGTCGGAGTGCTTGCCGAGCTGGCCGACGAACTGGTCGCCGTGCACGGGCAGACCGACCAGCAGGGGCTGCTCAAGCTGTCCCGGCAGCGGCAGGCGCTCGACCGGTACGCGGGAGACGCCGTCGCCGTGCCGCTCGCCAAGTACGGGGAGGCCTACCGGCGGCTGCGGGCGGTCTCCACCGAGCTGGAGGAGATCACCACGCGGGCGCGTGAGCGGGCCCAGGAAGCCGACATGCTGCGCTTCGGGCTCGACGAGATCGCGGCCGTGGAGCCGCGGGCCGGCGAGGACGTGGAGCTGGCCGAGGAGGCGGAGCGGCTCGGCCATGCGGAGGCGCTCGCGTCGGCCGCGACGGCCGCACACGCGGCGCTGGCGGGCAATCCGGAGGACCCCGAGGGCGTCGACGCGGCCACGCTGGTCGCGGGCGCGCACCGGGCCCTGGAGGCGGTGCGGTCGCACGATCCGGCGCTGGCGGGCCTCGCCGACCGGATCGGGGAGGTCGGGATCCTGCTGGGCGACGTGGCCGGAGAGCTGGCCGGGTACGCCGACGACCTGGACGCGGATCCGTTGCGGCTCGCGGCCGTGGAGGAACGGCGGGCCGCACTCAACGCGCTGACCCGGAAGTACGGCCAGGACATCGACGGAGTCCTGGCGTGGGCCGAGCAGAGCGCCGCGCGGCTGACCGAACTCGACGGCGACGACGAGCGGATCGATGAGCTGACCGCCGAGCGGGACGCCCTGCGAACCGAACTGGGAGGCCTTGCCCAGGCCTTGACGGACGCGCGTACGGAGGCCGCCGAGCGGTTCGCCGCCGCCGTCACCGCAGAGCTGGCCTCGCTCGCCATGCCGCACGCGCGCGTGTCGTTCGAGATCCGCCAGACGGACGATCCCGAGGGCGTCGAGGTCGGCGGGCGTGCGGTCGCGTACGGGCCGTCGGGCGTCGACGAGGTCGAGCTGCTGCTCGCCCCGCACCCGGGCGCGCCGCCGCGGCCCATCGCCAAGGGCGCTTCGGGCGGTGAGCTGTCGCGTGTGATGCTCGCCGTGGAGGTCGTGTTCGCGGGGACGGATCCGGTGCCGACGTATCTCTTCGACGAGGTCGACGCGGGCGTCGGCGGCAAGGCGGCGGTCGAGATCGGCCGTCGGCTGGCCCGGCTCGCCAGGACCGCGCAGGTCGTGGTCGTCACCCATCTGCCTCAGGTGGCCGCGTTCGCCGACCGGCAGCTGCTGGTGGAGAAGACGAACGACGGGTCGGTCACCCGGTCCGGGGTCAAGGTGCTCGAGGGCGAGGACCGGGTCCGGGAACTGTCGCGGATGCTGGCCGGCCAGGAGGACTCACAGACGGCACGGGCGCATGCGGAGGAGTTGCTGGCGGCGGCCCGGGCGGACGGGTAG
- a CDS encoding NAD kinase yields MTENRARTVFLLAHTGRPAAIRSAELVVKGLLRCGIGVRVLEAEAADLPLPEEVELVKEATAQCLDGCELLIVLGGDGTLLRGAEFARASGVPMLGVNLGRVGFLAEAERDDLDRVVDRVVMKAYEVEERMTVDVVVHKNGDIFHTDWALNEAAVQKVSAEKLLEVILEIDGRPVTGFGCDGIVCATPTGSTAYAFSAGGPVVWPEVEALLMVPISAHALFAKPLVTSPNSVLAVEVQPDTPHGVLWCDGRRMVELPQGARVEVRRGAVPVRLARLHHASFTDRLVAKFALPVSGWRGRPH; encoded by the coding sequence TTGACCGAGAACCGAGCTCGTACTGTTTTCCTGCTTGCCCACACCGGGCGACCCGCGGCCATTCGCAGCGCCGAGCTCGTGGTCAAGGGGCTGCTGCGCTGCGGGATCGGCGTGCGCGTCCTGGAGGCCGAGGCGGCCGACCTGCCGCTGCCGGAGGAGGTGGAGCTGGTCAAGGAGGCCACTGCGCAGTGCCTCGACGGATGCGAGCTGCTCATCGTGCTCGGCGGTGACGGCACGCTGCTGCGCGGCGCCGAGTTCGCCCGCGCCTCCGGAGTGCCGATGCTCGGCGTCAACCTCGGGCGGGTCGGCTTCCTCGCCGAGGCCGAACGCGACGACCTCGACCGGGTCGTCGACCGGGTCGTCATGAAGGCGTACGAGGTCGAGGAGCGCATGACCGTCGACGTCGTCGTGCACAAGAACGGCGACATCTTCCACACCGACTGGGCGCTGAACGAGGCGGCCGTGCAGAAGGTCTCCGCGGAGAAGCTCCTGGAGGTCATCCTGGAGATCGACGGGCGGCCCGTGACCGGGTTCGGCTGCGACGGCATCGTGTGCGCCACCCCGACCGGGTCGACCGCGTACGCCTTCTCCGCGGGCGGGCCCGTGGTGTGGCCGGAGGTGGAGGCGCTGCTCATGGTGCCGATCAGTGCGCACGCGCTGTTCGCCAAGCCGCTGGTGACCTCGCCCAACTCGGTGCTCGCCGTGGAGGTGCAGCCCGACACGCCGCACGGGGTGCTGTGGTGCGACGGGCGGCGGATGGTGGAGCTGCCGCAGGGGGCGCGGGTGGAGGTGCGGCGGGGGGCGGTGCCGGTTCGGCTGGCGCGGCTGCACCATGCGTCGTTCACCGACCGGCTGGTGGCCAAGTTCGCGTTGCCGGTGTCGGGGTGGCGCGGGCGCCCGCACTGA